The sequence below is a genomic window from Ctenopharyngodon idella isolate HZGC_01 chromosome 11, HZGC01, whole genome shotgun sequence.
GTGTGGACATCCCACGAAAACTTGAACCCCCACTCAAACCCTGTAGCTCGTTTGTGTGGATAACATGTCGACAAGATGCTGTGCTCTGCACTGTGAAAGGAAATTCAGTTTATAttcacttccaaaggatgaggctGTGAAGAATACGTGGTTAAAGATGAGACAGTACCCAATTCatttggaccaacttgctccttagaatcacaacctgtaagtgtgattaattattgatgtatatatatattttatacagagTGTTCAaaatagttttgtgttttagctATATTGTGTATGTCTCCGACTAACTCACTTTATTACTGTCTTAATGAAATACTTCTGCTAATCAGCTGTGGGTCACTATTACCTAAAATTGAGTCTATTAATGCAGATTCTCTGTCGTTCTTTCTACTctgagtaatgataaaggatggagcaagatttgttttacaaactttaatgttacatcagtcattcacGTTAGTGCTCGACTAACATATGCACTGTTAATAATATAGATCCCACATGTGCAccacaataaattagaaatatacacattGGTTTGTTGATGAACATACACAATGCTGATGGTGAGGAACTACAGTTGCAACATCTAACGATGAACGTCAAACTGAGTAGAATATCACCgagaaacgtcctgctcaaGTCGTCCTTTCGATGGAGGTTCGGGTTGATTAACTAGTTCTTCCAATGTTTCATCATCGGACTCGCACTCGGATTGATATGGAAAAATCAATGCCATtgttactgtctttacagtgtgtacagttgctgagctttaggaagcctccggagctgaaacAGTTATGGTAATGGGCGTTTTGCTTCCGACACGCACTGTAAgaggtagaccaatcacaacagactgggccgtctggccaatcagagcagatcAGGCTCGCGGAAAGGAGgaatttagagagactgattcatcCGACGAGTCGTTTGAGAATCATTtgaaaatgtggtgatgtgcaatttatattatgaaaaaatgaaagtgttttttgacctttgatgcatgtaaaacCTGTTGTAGGAAACCTCCTAAACAGAATTAGGAACCTTCCAAatagcataatggggcactttaaaacaCTTAATAAGAACTACTAATACTAAAACtgacaaacaaatatataaatagttaCATAAATAAAGTAGTACCAACTACTGACTCAATTCTGTATCCAAGCGCAGATTGGCAGCTGCTTTTGAATATTTACAGGTGCATGTGCACACATAATTGAGAAATTCTTGAAggcttttgctttattttatcatgaaatttcaCTCATATTGCTATCAGCTATAGTATAGCGGCAACCCTAGATTGAGTGGCGGACCggtatataaaaagaaaagtggAGACAGAAAGATAAACTCACGTCCAATAGGTGCCagcttattttgttcattcTTGTCCAGCTCATCATTTTTGCGCTGAACCCAAAGCCTCCACACCTCCAGTCCTTCCTCAGGCTTCAGCGTATTTGGGAGGACCAGCTCAGGAGGAGGTTCCACTTGTGGCTCCGCCTCTGTCTGCGCCTGATAAACACAGACATCACTGACACATTACTATGCCAAAGAAGTGAAACTAATTTTTCAATACGGTTAAATGCACATCccctgctaaaaaaaaatccaaaattacTTAAGATGGCCTGGAAGCTATGAATACTCAAGCATGCAAGATTCCTCCTAGAATATATTCACCTGCAGGTGGAGCTGTTGTTCCTGAGCCTCCCCATCCTGTatgtgctgctgctgttgctgcggATCCCATATATGAAGGGCTTGCGTTGTCCCAGTGTAAGCACCACCTACAGTCTGCACTGCTACAGGGATGTGAATGTTTCCATTCATAAACTGTGCTGGGAACAGCGAATGTACAACTTCCTCCTGAGTGGTCACTCCTGAGCCAGACACTGGAACGGCCACTGCCCCAGCAGCCTGAGACGCACCAATTACCATCTTGTCTTTGTCTTTATCGGTAGGCGAGGCCTGTACCTGCACGGTGCTATAGGCCTCCTGAGGGATGGCGATGTGGGCCACGCCTTGCTGCTGTGGGGCCGAGTACACGGGTATGGTCCAGGTCTCACCCGCTGGGCCTGTGATGGTACCGGTGGCACTGTAGAGATGAGTGCTATCAACGGTCAGCAGATCTGGTCGAAGTGACAAGTAGCCCTGCTGCTGGCCCTGTGGGATGGCCAGTACAGTAGCCAGCTGCTGCCCTTGAGGAAGCGAGTAGGACACAACTGTTGGGACATCCACCTTGCGTTTCTTTGCAGGCTGGAGGACAGCAGGTGAGGCTCCAGGTCGTCTCTCTGCCTCCCTAGGGGAGCCCTGCTGCTGAGGGGGGGACAGAGCCTCCACAGTCTGAATCTGAATCTGCTGACCTCCGGCAACTGCTGCCACCAGCTGGGCCTGGATCTGAGAAATATACACAGGTTACGATATGAATCTAAAATGCATAAACTGTAGAAGCTGATCATCTATTGGTATGCATtacctgttgttgttgttcctcTGTAAGTTCCCCCTGTTGTACCAGCTGTGTTGTGGTAACTCCTTGTAGCTGCTGTTGGGTGGGAGACGCCACCTGAAGTACCTGGCCAACTGTCTGACCCTGCTCACCCTGGATCTGCACCTGCCAACAGTGAGATGGAGAGGTATTTACAGCAGGGCACAACAAAATGGCCCACTGACCTGAAGTAAGGTGTTTTGCCGTGTACGTCAttgtttttctgaaaaattTGCACACTGGtgtgtattttctttttgtaaagGGAATAGACATGTGCCAGTATACAGTAATACGATATTTCACAATGAATATGCGtgatattgttatcgtgggaccttcaaaataccgtgaataattatttattatgaattattctgatttttagaatgcattttaagaatAATCAACCGtttaaaatgcacaatactGCTGTATGCTGCTTCAAAGAGGCATGCACACTGATGTAAACAAACTCAAGGAGACGCTCTGAATGAAAGTACACGTTCAATCTctgacagcagatggcgctgatggaacagcaaaAATACAGCGGTTACCCCGGTAACCCCCATAATCAAAGCAGCTGCTACAGCtactacagtatttaaatgttttaaacagccaatcagatttttgtattcatgttcatcacagcaccaaatacgtAAAGACTCAAGgctttttattttcaaacttaaacatttttatattttaatctggactacaacatgccttagattttgttttaatatgttcTAATTCTTTATTGTTCAgtcacactttacaataaaactCCATTATTTAAAATGAGTTAATTCATAAGTTaacaaactgacaatgaaaaatactttgagcatttattattcttaatttcaacatttaataacactttattaaaatcaaaggttgtaactgtattatttaatggacctgagctaacatgaactaacagatgtatttttaaaacactttaacaaaaaataataacttctgtaacaaatgtagttattgctcattgttaatgttagttaatgcattaactaatgttaactaatgagaccttattgtaaagtgatacctatttttctttgtaattatttaagaatttaagaatttttattgagtaatagaaaattcaaaagaacggcaaggaacagcatttatttgaaattttgcatttaaaacttgtatttgaaatttgattttttttttgtaacattttaaatgtttttactgtcacttttgatcaatttattgcatacttgctgaataaaagtattaatttctcaaaaaaaaaacaaaaaaaaacaaaggagaaaatattttaaaggggtcataaactgcatttttaaaaatgttatgttcTTTGAGGTCCTCTTATAATGCCAGcaagatttttacatcaaaaacatCATCATTTAGAAGTAATAAGCTATTTTCTATCCTGTTTTGACCCTCTCTTTGAAATACTCCATTTTGATAGATGTGCCACATTCAAGACTTAATGCCCAATGCTATGACTGGGTAACAGTTTTGCAtatcaaaataattttcaatGTCCCCACCATTACATGTGtggaattattttaaaagcttCTGATGTTCACCATACATGTTTGAGCCAGAGTTTGATCCCGAATCAGAAGACAAACCTACACAAAGGATACACTAGAGTCTGTGAGAGAGTAATAATAAattttgtgatttgttttttttttttgttcatacatTCAACATCAATGCTTACCAAAACTGTTGGtgaccaacattcttcaaaacatcttattttgtgttcctaacaagaaaagtcatacaggtttggaacagcatgatggtgatacagaattttaatttttaggtgaactatctctttaaagtcaccatgaaatcaaaatgaaatcttataaatgatttatccgtgcacatcgttattttttttatatttttttcaaattcatgTGCAGCAACGTCTCTTCTCTTTTCATAacaatcaagtcccgccctacattttcaCTTgatcgagaagccgtttcactctgatatacgtcacaatagggatgaaaagactatcacgacttcatgccgactttaatccAACAACCTCAGTTTGCCTGGTAAACGTTGTATAACTGCCCTGTAGATGCACAAAAACAGAATGACAGAGTCAAACCTGTACTTGGATCTGCTGTTCAGATGCTTGATGCACAGCTGCAGCCAGCTGGGGGGAGATCTGTGTAGACGTCACCTGTACCTGCGCAAAGATAAAACAGAAATGTGACTTACTTAACTTCTTAAATAATAGCTAAAACgacaataaaaaagtgattccATTCCTACCGGACATGCCAGCTCCAACAATGACCCTGCCACCTCTGTGCTGTCCGTGTAGATGCAGTTGGCACCCTGCTGGTACACCATAGTGGTGGTGGTGCCGCTGGTCTGCTGACTGAACTCCTGCAGCACCTCTGGGCCTTTGGAGGCCAGCGACTCCAGAAACTCTTTCATGCGGTGCTGAGGTATAGTGCGTGCCTTCTGCCGCACATACTCGTCGAACGAGATCGCACCGCCTTCAATGGGCTCATTCATGACAGGTCAATCCACCCTGCACAGGAGCCTGGAACACAAAAAAGGGGtataaatattaacaatacCAGTCAAAATTTGACAAAAACTAAATTTATGTTTTGCATGATCTTCAAAGGACTTTAAATTAAAGGAACTTTTATTCTTTGGAAAAGTATAGTCATAATTAATGAGTTTTGACAGGTCATTTATGTTTATAGATTATTAATGTACAAATTGTGCATACTCATCTAGACTAACAGTTCGAAACCAACTATACACGTGAACAAAAGCTtataagctttaaaaaaaaaatgttaatacagGTAAAAATGTACTGCATTGTAGATGAACCTTTTTCAATctgaaaaacagtaatataagATCATTTGTATAGCTGCTATTTCTACTTTGGCATGTGACGTATCAACACAATCTCTGCACAATGCAGatctaatttaattttgaataatgCACCAGCGGGCAATCCAACCATAAACATTGGAAATCTGCATGTAGATAGAACTGTATAAACTGGAGGCTAAAGGTGTTTCATGTGATTTAGTAGAGATGAAGAGCTCTGTGTATAAAGCATTCAGATAGAAACAGCCTATAACCTTGCTGGACTTTGGACCCCCTCGAGCAAAATAAAATTGGTTGCATTGAAGTTGTTCTCAAATCACAAATCAAACCTCATTCTGAGCGATCAAATATTACGTTTTTTGAATTAGGAGACATGAGCAATAATAAGTAACGTTATGTGATGGTAAAATAGGACTGTTTATGGTCGCATACTGGACCACTCAATGCTTTTGCCTAGAAAATATGCTAGCATTAATGCTAAATCGCTAACCTTAGTCAAACGAAACttcaaaatcaacaaaaaagGTGCAAGAACTTGCATTACTATATCGAATATATTTATGACATGCTGCTGTGTGATATTAGCCATTATTCCCACAGTAAATGCGGCAACGCGCGCGCAGTTGAATGGCTAAACGTGAGCTCGCGTGCTAATCATCCCATGCTACCTTAAATAAAAGCCAAACCAATTTCCGCCAAAACACGCcgttcaaaaaacaaaaaccccACTAAAGCTCAACTAAATCTGACCGTGCATATGTAAAATCCGTTTGCTTTGCTATATCT
It includes:
- the qrich1 gene encoding glutamine-rich protein 1 isoform X4, coding for MNEPIEGGAISFDEYVRQKARTIPQHRMKEFLESLASKGPEVLQEFSQQTSGTTTTMVYQQGANCIYTDSTEVAGSLLELACPVQVTSTQISPQLAAAVHQASEQQIQVQVQIQGEQGQTVGQVLQVASPTQQQLQGVTTTQLVQQGELTEEQQQQIQAQLVAAVAGGQQIQIQTVEALSPPQQQGSPREAERRPGASPAVLQPAKKRKVDVPTVVSYSLPQGQQLATVLAIPQGQQQGYLSLRPDLLTVDSTHLYSATGTITGPAGETWTIPVYSAPQQQGVAHIAIPQEAYSTVQVQASPTDKDKDKMVIGASQAAGAVAVPVSGSGVTTQEEVVHSLFPAQFMNGNIHIPVAVQTVGGAYTGTTQALHIWDPQQQQQHIQDGEAQEQQLHLQTEAEPQVEPPPELVLPNTLKPEEGLEVWRLWVQRKNDELDKNEQNKLAPIGRRQPLRFQDDLVSSSVGELNLALSLMTQEARGLEGEPFEPDSLYYVFLCIQKYMFENGRVDDIFSDQYYSRFCQCLHKILEEWRPSVHPLGYIIPSHVTEEMLWECKQLGAHSPSTLLTTLMYFNTKYFHLTTVEQHMKVAFSKVLRHTKKNPTNPKDKSTSIRYLKGVGPHHVGQKVTDDMYAEQAEDPENPLRCPIKLYDFYLFKCPQTAKGRNDTYYLTPEPVVAPNSPIWYSTQPITSEQLEHMLTRIMMVREIQEIISIAQANVH
- the qrich1 gene encoding glutamine-rich protein 1 isoform X3 — translated: MNEPIEGGAISFDEYVRQKARTIPQHRMKEFLESLASKGPEVLQEFSQQTSGTTTTMVYQQGANCIYTDSTEVAGSLLELACPVQVTSTQISPQLAAAVHQASEQQIQVQVQIQGEQGQTVGQVLQVASPTQQQLQGVTTTQLVQQGELTEEQQQQIQAQLVAAVAGGQQIQIQTVEALSPPQQQGSPREAERRPGASPAVLQPAKKRKVDVPTVVSYSLPQGQQLATVLAIPQGQQQGYLSLRPDLLTVDSTHLYSATGTITGPAGETWTIPVYSAPQQQGVAHIAIPQEAYSTVQVQASPTDKDKDKMVIGASQAAGAVAVPVSGSGVTTQEEVVHSLFPAQFMNGNIHIPVAVQTVGGAYTGTTQALHIWDPQQQQQHIQDGEAQEQQLHLQAQTEAEPQVEPPPELVLPNTLKPEEGLEVWRLWVQRKNDELDKNEQNKLAPIGRRQPLRFQDDLVSSSVGELNLALSLMTQEARGLEGEPFEPDSLYYVFLCIQKYMFENGRVDDIFSDQYYSRFCQCLHKILEEWRPSVHPLGYIIPSHVTEEMLWECKQLGAHSPSTLLTTLMYFNTKYFHLTTVEQHMKVAFSKVLRHTKKNPTNPKDKSTSIRYLKGVGPHHVGQKVTDDMYAEQAEDPENPLRCPIKLYDFYLFKCPQTAKGRNDTYYLTPEPVVAPNSPIWYSTQPITSEQLEHMLTRIMMVREIQEIISIAQANVH
- the qrich1 gene encoding glutamine-rich protein 1 isoform X2; this translates as MNEPIEGGAISFDEYVRQKARTIPQHRMKEFLESLASKGPEVLQEFSQQTSGTTTTMVYQQGANCIYTDSTEVAGSLLELACPVQVTSTQISPQLAAAVHQASEQQIQVQEHKIRCFEECWSPTVLVQIQGEQGQTVGQVLQVASPTQQQLQGVTTTQLVQQGELTEEQQQQIQAQLVAAVAGGQQIQIQTVEALSPPQQQGSPREAERRPGASPAVLQPAKKRKVDVPTVVSYSLPQGQQLATVLAIPQGQQQGYLSLRPDLLTVDSTHLYSATGTITGPAGETWTIPVYSAPQQQGVAHIAIPQEAYSTVQVQASPTDKDKDKMVIGASQAAGAVAVPVSGSGVTTQEEVVHSLFPAQFMNGNIHIPVAVQTVGGAYTGTTQALHIWDPQQQQQHIQDGEAQEQQLHLQTEAEPQVEPPPELVLPNTLKPEEGLEVWRLWVQRKNDELDKNEQNKLAPIGRRQPLRFQDDLVSSSVGELNLALSLMTQEARGLEGEPFEPDSLYYVFLCIQKYMFENGRVDDIFSDQYYSRFCQCLHKILEEWRPSVHPLGYIIPSHVTEEMLWECKQLGAHSPSTLLTTLMYFNTKYFHLTTVEQHMKVAFSKVLRHTKKNPTNPKDKSTSIRYLKGVGPHHVGQKVTDDMYAEQAEDPENPLRCPIKLYDFYLFKCPQTAKGRNDTYYLTPEPVVAPNSPIWYSTQPITSEQLEHMLTRIMMVREIQEIISIAQANVH
- the qrich1 gene encoding glutamine-rich protein 1 isoform X1 — translated: MNEPIEGGAISFDEYVRQKARTIPQHRMKEFLESLASKGPEVLQEFSQQTSGTTTTMVYQQGANCIYTDSTEVAGSLLELACPVQVTSTQISPQLAAAVHQASEQQIQVQEHKIRCFEECWSPTVLVQIQGEQGQTVGQVLQVASPTQQQLQGVTTTQLVQQGELTEEQQQQIQAQLVAAVAGGQQIQIQTVEALSPPQQQGSPREAERRPGASPAVLQPAKKRKVDVPTVVSYSLPQGQQLATVLAIPQGQQQGYLSLRPDLLTVDSTHLYSATGTITGPAGETWTIPVYSAPQQQGVAHIAIPQEAYSTVQVQASPTDKDKDKMVIGASQAAGAVAVPVSGSGVTTQEEVVHSLFPAQFMNGNIHIPVAVQTVGGAYTGTTQALHIWDPQQQQQHIQDGEAQEQQLHLQAQTEAEPQVEPPPELVLPNTLKPEEGLEVWRLWVQRKNDELDKNEQNKLAPIGRRQPLRFQDDLVSSSVGELNLALSLMTQEARGLEGEPFEPDSLYYVFLCIQKYMFENGRVDDIFSDQYYSRFCQCLHKILEEWRPSVHPLGYIIPSHVTEEMLWECKQLGAHSPSTLLTTLMYFNTKYFHLTTVEQHMKVAFSKVLRHTKKNPTNPKDKSTSIRYLKGVGPHHVGQKVTDDMYAEQAEDPENPLRCPIKLYDFYLFKCPQTAKGRNDTYYLTPEPVVAPNSPIWYSTQPITSEQLEHMLTRIMMVREIQEIISIAQANVH